The following proteins are encoded in a genomic region of Necator americanus strain Aroian chromosome II, whole genome shotgun sequence:
- a CDS encoding hypothetical protein (NECATOR_CHRII.G5405.T1): MLREEENSVTNFLPGKRFGEWVILKKVDEGGFGQVYKVESVLRRGVVAALKAEPNDVEGGSAIKLEIAVLRAITRTGEKPHIPQVFHAAKRRRYCYMVMTLFGENLKSLKVNCPREIMSPQTWSRIAVQCLYSVKLVHDYGYVHRDIKPNNFVMGHKDDLERAHIVHILDFGLSRAYAVFKNGKWIARKARGTAEFRGTLRYCSPNVHEKKEQGRQDDLWSLFYVLIELHCGLPWQTVRDKHKVEVIKMNIPDENLVQNFPPELRDIVPHLRTLDCYQRPNYSMFYEALVALMNRLGTKPLDPYDWETQEQVDRLLKNTKPAAWENAAQFFKSDPINIHAPPLPVPRRSTSTSTNNACEINCAGL, translated from the exons ATgttgagagaagaagaaaattcggtTACTAATTTTCTACCAGGAAAACG CTTCGGAGAATGGGTGATACTCAAAAAAGTGGACGAAGGTGGATTTGGACAAGTATACAAG GTTGAAAGTGTGTTACGGAGAGGGGTGGTGGCTGCATTGAAAGCAGAACCAAACGATGTTGAAGGAGGTTCTGCCATAAAACTCGAG ATAGCTGTACTCCGCGCAATAACACGGACCGGAGAAAAACCGCACATTCCACAAGTTTTTCATGCAGCAAAACGTAGAAGATATTGCTATATGGTGATGACGCTGTTCGGCGAGAATCTGAAATCTTTAAAG GTTAATTGCCCGCGAGAAATTATGTCTCCCCAAACATGGAGTCGCATAGCCGTTCAGTGTTTGTACAG CGTGAAACTCGTCCACGACTATGGTTACGTTCATCGTGACATAAAACCCAATAATTTCGTAATGGGACATAAAGACGATCTCGAGAGAGCTCATATAGTTCATATTCTCGATTTTGGACTATCACGAGCATACGCTGTTTTT aaaaatgggaaatggATAGCAAGAAAAGCCAGAGGTACTGCGGAATTCAGAGGAACGCTTCGTTATTGCTCACCTAACGTTCACGAGAAGAAAGAGCAG GGTCGACAAGACGATTTATGGTCTTTATTTTATGTGCTCATTGAACTTCATTGTGGTCTACCATGGCAAACAGTTAGAGATAAACATAAG GTCGAAGTAATTAAGATGAATATTCCTGACGagaatttggttcaaaatttCCCGC CTGAATTACGTGATATAGTTCCGCATTTGAGAACCTTGGACTGTTATCAGCGACCTAACTACAG TATGTTTTACGAGGCGTTAGTGGCTCTCATGAATAGACTAGGTACAAAACCGTTAGATCCGTACGACTGGGAAACACAAGAGCAAGTCGACAGATTG CTAAAGAACACGAAGCCAGCTGCTTGGGAGAATGCAGCTCAGTTCTTCAAATCAGATCCCATCAATATACATGCTCCTCCTCTACCAGTTCCAAGACGG TCGACTTCTACAAGTACTAACAATGCTTGCGAAATTAATTGTGCTGGTTTATAA
- a CDS encoding hypothetical protein (NECATOR_CHRII.G5406.T1), with the protein MRLEEQEQSKNTKQTSDNGNRLIDLCEQKNLIIASTFKRNHRRHHLTHQGTTSLPLKERKKLNYIVITNVPLEDIRRSRAVWDTAFHSDHSPFLLSIMARFKKWNRVAQNSPKLDLAGLKNEKCRKKFR; encoded by the coding sequence ATGCGACTTGAAGAACAAGAACAGAGCAAGAACACGAAGCAAACATCGGACAACGGAAATCGTCTGATAGACCTTTGCGAACAGAAGAACCTCATCATTGCATCCACGTTCAAAAGGAATCATCGGCGACATCACCTTACGCATCAAGGGACAACATCTTTACCGCTAAAAGAGCGAAAGAAGCTCAATTACATCGTGATAACTAACGTCCCTCTGGAAGATATCCGAAGATCTAGAGCTGTCTGGGATACTGCATTCCATTCCGACcacagtccatttcttctcagcATCATGGCACGGTTCAAGAAGTGGAATCGTGTAGCTCAAAATTCGCCGAAGCTCGacttggcaggtctgaaaaacgagaaatgcagaaagaagttccgctga
- a CDS encoding hypothetical protein (NECATOR_CHRII.G5407.T2), with the protein MESLATYICLVTLNCRSLSNEFQQAALSSFCDICMHRALHCRQLASVIALSSLWTSTPPTAATLMKEKCYKNSCQKRLQQLGRRVWFNVGRKSVCTIITEDRKSCVVSAHAPLEHADDNNKDGLYHEFNTLK; encoded by the coding sequence ATGGAATCGTTGGCAACATACATCTGTCTAGTAACATTGAACTGCCGGTCGCTGTCAAATGAATTCCAACAGGCCGCACTGTCCAGCTTCTGCGATATTTGCATGCACCGTGCGCTGCATTGCAGGCAACTCGCATCAGTGATCGCCCTCTCATCACTATGGACATCGACACCACCTACCGCAGCGACgctaatgaaagaaaaatgctatAAAAATAGTTGTCAGAAACGACTACAACAACTTGGTAGAAGAGTTTGGTTCAACGTCGGCAGGAAGAGCGTTTGTACGATTATCACAGAGGACAGGAAATCCTGCGTCGTAAGTGCTCATGCACCTTTGGAACACGCTGATGACAATAACAAGGACGGGCTTTATCACGAATTCAATACGTTGAAATAA
- a CDS encoding hypothetical protein (NECATOR_CHRII.G5407.T1) has product MPEGSMESLATYICLVTLNCRSLSNEFQQAALSSFCDICMHRALHCRQLASVIALSSLWTSTPPTAATLMKEKCYKNSCQKRLQQLGRRVWFNVGRKSVCTIITEDRKSCVVSAHAPLEHADDNNKDGLYHEFNTLK; this is encoded by the coding sequence ATGCCTGAGGGAAGCATGGAATCGTTGGCAACATACATCTGTCTAGTAACATTGAACTGCCGGTCGCTGTCAAATGAATTCCAACAGGCCGCACTGTCCAGCTTCTGCGATATTTGCATGCACCGTGCGCTGCATTGCAGGCAACTCGCATCAGTGATCGCCCTCTCATCACTATGGACATCGACACCACCTACCGCAGCGACgctaatgaaagaaaaatgctatAAAAATAGTTGTCAGAAACGACTACAACAACTTGGTAGAAGAGTTTGGTTCAACGTCGGCAGGAAGAGCGTTTGTACGATTATCACAGAGGACAGGAAATCCTGCGTCGTAAGTGCTCATGCACCTTTGGAACACGCTGATGACAATAACAAGGACGGGCTTTATCACGAATTCAATACGTTGAAATAA
- a CDS encoding hypothetical protein (NECATOR_CHRII.G5408.T2) — MSADSENAAAKFSVGKRFGEWVIVKKMDEGGFGQVYKVENVKRKGVMAALKAEPNDIEGGSAIKLEIAILRALTENGEKPHIPNVFHAAKHKKYCYMVMTLLGENLKSLKINCPKELMSPQTWCRIAIQCLYSVKLVHDHGYVHRDIKPNNFVMGHKDDLQRARVVHILDFGLSRSYAVLKNGKWVARKARGTAEFRGTLRYCSPNVHEKKEQGRRDDLWSLFYVLIEFHCGLPWQTVRDKHKVEVMKMNIPDKNLVQNFPAELRDIIPYLRTLDCYQRPNYSMFYDALVALMKRLGTKPSDPYDWETQEQVDKVVKNTKPAPWENADQFFKSDPINIHAPPLTSAQSSSPPKPSQPFEVSGPHVEASKV; from the exons ATGTCGGCAGACAGCGAAAATGCGGCTGCTAAATTTAGTGTTGGAAAACG CTTCGGAGAATGGGTGATAGTCAAAAAAATGGACGAGGGAGGCTTCGGACAAGTATACAAG GTTGAAAATGTGAAACGGAAAGGGGTTATGGCTGCATTGAAAGCGGAACCAAACGACATTGAAGGAGGTTCAGCCATCAAACTCGAA ATAGCTATACTTCGCGCGTTGacagaaaatggagaaaaaccACACATTCCAAATGTTTTCCATGCAGCAAAACATAAAAAGTACTGCTATATGGTGATGACGCTACTCGGCGAGAACCTGAAATcgttgaag ATTAACTGCCCGAAAGAACTTATGTCTCCTCAAACATGGTGTCGAATTGCCATCCAATGTTTGTACAG CGTTAAACTCGTCCACGACCATGGTTACGTTCATCGTGACATAAAACCCAACAATTTTGTAATGGGACACAAAGATGATCTCCAGAGAGCTCGTGTAGTTCACATACTTGACTTTGGGTTATCACGATCATACGCTGTGTTG aaaaatggtAAATGGGTAGCAAGAAAAGCCAGGGGAACGGCGGAATTCAGAGGAACGCTTCGTTATTGTTCTCCTAATGTTCACGAGAAGAAAGAGCAG GGACGACGAGACGACTTATGGTCTTTATTTTATGTACTTATTGAATTTCATTGTGGTCTACCTTGGCAAACAGTTAGAGATAAACATAAG GTCGaagtaatgaaaatgaatattccGGACAAGAATTTGGTTCAAAACTTCCCAG CTGAATTACGTGATATAATTCCATACCTGAGAACATTGGACTGTTATCAGCGACCTAATTACAG CATGTTTTACGATGCGTTAGTGGCTCTCATGAAAAGATTGGGTACAAAACCATCGGATCCTTACGATTGGGAAACCCAAGAGCAAGTCGACAAAGTG GTGAAGAACACGAAACCAGCTCCCTGGGAGAACGCGGATCAGTTCTTCAAATCAGATCCGATCAATATACACGCGCCCCCTTTAACAAGTGCACAATCG TCGAGTCCTCCAAAACCTAGCCAGCCCTTTGAAGTTAGTGGTCCTCATGTGGAAGCATCAAAGGTTTAG
- a CDS encoding hypothetical protein (NECATOR_CHRII.G5408.T1), with product MSADSENAAAKFSVGKRFGEWVIVKKMDEGGFGQVYKVENVKRKGVMAALKAEPNDIEGGSAIKLEIAILRALTENGEKPHIPNVFHAAKHKKYCYMVMTLLGENLKSLKINCPKELMSPQTWCRIAIQCLYSVKLVHDHGYVHRDIKPNNFVMGHKDDLQRARVVHILDFGLSRSYAVLKNGKWVARKARGTAEFRGTLRYCSPNVHEKKEQGRRDDLWSLFYVLIEFHCGLPWQTVRDKHKVEVMKMNIPDKNLVQNFPAELRDIIPYLRTLDCYQRPNYSMFYDALVALMKRLGTKPSDPYDWETQEQVDKVVKNTKPAPWENADQFFKSDPINIHAPPLTSAQSNSSFLGSLSRKWILSSSI from the exons ATGTCGGCAGACAGCGAAAATGCGGCTGCTAAATTTAGTGTTGGAAAACG CTTCGGAGAATGGGTGATAGTCAAAAAAATGGACGAGGGAGGCTTCGGACAAGTATACAAG GTTGAAAATGTGAAACGGAAAGGGGTTATGGCTGCATTGAAAGCGGAACCAAACGACATTGAAGGAGGTTCAGCCATCAAACTCGAA ATAGCTATACTTCGCGCGTTGacagaaaatggagaaaaaccACACATTCCAAATGTTTTCCATGCAGCAAAACATAAAAAGTACTGCTATATGGTGATGACGCTACTCGGCGAGAACCTGAAATcgttgaag ATTAACTGCCCGAAAGAACTTATGTCTCCTCAAACATGGTGTCGAATTGCCATCCAATGTTTGTACAG CGTTAAACTCGTCCACGACCATGGTTACGTTCATCGTGACATAAAACCCAACAATTTTGTAATGGGACACAAAGATGATCTCCAGAGAGCTCGTGTAGTTCACATACTTGACTTTGGGTTATCACGATCATACGCTGTGTTG aaaaatggtAAATGGGTAGCAAGAAAAGCCAGGGGAACGGCGGAATTCAGAGGAACGCTTCGTTATTGTTCTCCTAATGTTCACGAGAAGAAAGAGCAG GGACGACGAGACGACTTATGGTCTTTATTTTATGTACTTATTGAATTTCATTGTGGTCTACCTTGGCAAACAGTTAGAGATAAACATAAG GTCGaagtaatgaaaatgaatattccGGACAAGAATTTGGTTCAAAACTTCCCAG CTGAATTACGTGATATAATTCCATACCTGAGAACATTGGACTGTTATCAGCGACCTAATTACAG CATGTTTTACGATGCGTTAGTGGCTCTCATGAAAAGATTGGGTACAAAACCATCGGATCCTTACGATTGGGAAACCCAAGAGCAAGTCGACAAAGTG GTGAAGAACACGAAACCAGCTCCCTGGGAGAACGCGGATCAGTTCTTCAAATCAGATCCGATCAATATACACGCGCCCCCTTTAACAAGTGCACAATCG aattcttcttttttgggaAGTTTGTCGCGAAAGTGGATCCTTTCTAGTAGCATCTGA
- a CDS encoding hypothetical protein (NECATOR_CHRII.G5409.T1), whose protein sequence is MCFCARTSHLRLPPTSGAKFEISSPPRRRSALVDSTTALLFATFPLPFRCRPSPSILLAVASCCRQNSYIQSASSCQCCQYSVACHLRSTLVSIRQFLRQFDSLDVFMCLTRFAVANDRWTDGHSRKDAEQVEDHVNRGWVYDQQQHTVTASSERSSTVL, encoded by the coding sequence ATGTGCTTCTGTGCCCGAACAAGCCATCTGCGTCTTCCACCTACAAGCGgcgcaaaatttgaaatctcaTCGCCGCCCCGCAGGAGAAGTGCCCTGGTTGACTCAACCACTGCACTTCTCTTCGCCACCTTCCCCCTCCCTTTCCGCTGTCGTCCGTCGCCCTCCATTCTTCTTGCTGTCGCCTCGTGCTGTCGTCAGAACAGCTATATTCAATCGGCTTCCAGTTGCCAATGCTGCCAGTATTCAGTCGCCTGTCACCTACGTTCAACCCTCGTCAGTATTCGTCAGTTCCTCCGTCAGTTTGATTCTCTGGATGTATTCATGTGTCTGACTCGATTCGCCGTCGCTAACGATCGATGGACCGATGGCCACTCGAGGAAAGATGCCGAGCAAGTCGAGGATCACGTCAATCGTGGCTGGGTGTATGATCAACAGCAGCATACGGTAACAGCTAGTTCCGAAAGATCTTCGACAGTTCTATAG
- a CDS encoding hypothetical protein (NECATOR_CHRII.G5410.T1), whose protein sequence is MDNFDVGFLSIVRNIREVYCYREWQHANNSLSTNLHTGGDVLKRRLSSDKVDHMMEEELVRAEIRLQDSKGTDAAGVSSGITGGIMGAIRRTSGAFANTLHQVVGTGQPDQANAAPKIPSNEPSTGQQGGERRMSDIEHLWQTSRQMHGF, encoded by the exons ATGGACAATTTCGACGTTGGATTCCTTTCAATAGTACGTAATATTCGGGAAGTTTACTGTTACCGAGAATGGCAGCATGCCAACAATAGTCTGAGCACTAATCTGCACACTGGTGGTGACGTTTTAAAG cgTCGTTTATCTAGCGATAAAGTAGATCACATGATGGAAGAAGAACTTGTTCGTGCTGAAATTCGTCTTCAGGATTCAAAGGGTACGGATGCGGCTGGTGTTTCATCTGGTATAACTGGTGGTATAATGGGTGCTATACGAAGAACatca GGCGCATTTGCAAATACGCTACACCAGGTGGTAGGCACAGGCCAACCGGACCAA gCGAACGCAGCCCCCAAGATACCATCGAATGAACCGTCAACTGGACAGCAG GGCGGAGAACGCAGGATGTCCGACATCGAACATCTGTGGCAAACTTCACGGCAAATGCACGGATTCTGA
- a CDS encoding hypothetical protein (NECATOR_CHRII.G5410.T2), with protein sequence MSDSKGTDAAGVSSGITGGIMGAIRRTSGAFANTLHQVVGTGQPDQANAAPKIPSNEPSTGQQGGERRMSDIEHLWQTSRQMHGF encoded by the exons atgagt GATTCAAAGGGTACGGATGCGGCTGGTGTTTCATCTGGTATAACTGGTGGTATAATGGGTGCTATACGAAGAACatca GGCGCATTTGCAAATACGCTACACCAGGTGGTAGGCACAGGCCAACCGGACCAA gCGAACGCAGCCCCCAAGATACCATCGAATGAACCGTCAACTGGACAGCAG GGCGGAGAACGCAGGATGTCCGACATCGAACATCTGTGGCAAACTTCACGGCAAATGCACGGATTCTGA